Proteins from a single region of Desulfobacter postgatei 2ac9:
- a CDS encoding KdsC family phosphatase, which translates to MTTPLADIRLLLLDVDGVLTDGSITYTDTGEQIKSFNVKDGLGIRLLMEAGVEVGIVTARISGALRHRCDNLGITLVVDGTKDKAKALESISANTQINTAHIAFMGDDLIDLPAMTRAGFAFTVADAPAEVKTRADMITDLPGGKGAVRQACEAILKAKGLWEKSVSRFLS; encoded by the coding sequence ATGACAACACCATTGGCAGATATCCGGCTGCTGCTTTTAGACGTGGACGGGGTCCTCACCGACGGCAGCATTACCTATACAGACACAGGTGAACAGATCAAAAGCTTTAATGTCAAAGACGGTCTAGGTATTCGCCTGCTCATGGAGGCAGGCGTTGAGGTGGGGATTGTCACGGCAAGGATCTCCGGGGCCCTGCGCCACCGGTGCGACAATCTGGGCATCACCCTGGTTGTTGACGGTACCAAGGACAAGGCCAAGGCATTGGAATCCATATCCGCAAACACTCAAATCAACACCGCACATATTGCATTCATGGGAGATGACCTGATAGACCTGCCCGCCATGACCCGGGCCGGATTTGCCTTTACAGTGGCCGACGCCCCTGCTGAAGTTAAAACCCGGGCAGATATGATTACGGATCTGCCCGGGGGAAAAGGTGCTGTCCGCCAGGCTTGTGAAGCCATTCTCAAAGCCAAAGGGCTTTGGGAAAAGTCCGTTTCAAGATTTTTGTCATGA
- the lptB gene encoding LPS export ABC transporter ATP-binding protein, with protein MSRLVLEKLVKTYGGKTVVNQVSLTVDQGQVTGLLGPNGAGKTTTFYMTVGMIRPDKGTVHLDGEDITRYPMYVRARKGIGYLPQETSIFKKLTVRENITAILEVIDKKVADINRKAETLMEELGILALAGQKATSLSGGEKRRLEISRVLATDPLFILLDEPFAGIDPLAVIDIQQIISQLTDKGIGILISDHNVRETLGVCNTAYIMSQGMVMESGPPEKIISSKVAKRIYLGDNFRL; from the coding sequence ATGAGCCGACTGGTACTGGAAAAACTTGTAAAGACCTATGGCGGTAAAACCGTGGTGAATCAGGTCAGCCTGACCGTTGACCAGGGTCAGGTCACCGGGCTTCTAGGACCCAACGGTGCCGGAAAGACCACGACCTTTTATATGACCGTGGGCATGATCCGGCCGGACAAAGGCACGGTCCATCTTGACGGGGAGGATATAACCCGCTACCCCATGTATGTCAGGGCCAGAAAGGGCATTGGTTACCTGCCCCAGGAGACCTCTATATTTAAAAAACTGACTGTCAGGGAAAATATAACGGCCATTCTGGAGGTTATTGACAAAAAAGTCGCTGACATCAACCGGAAAGCCGAAACCCTGATGGAAGAACTTGGGATACTGGCCTTGGCCGGACAAAAGGCGACTTCCCTGTCCGGTGGAGAAAAGCGCCGTCTGGAAATTTCAAGGGTTCTTGCCACAGACCCCTTGTTCATCCTACTGGACGAACCCTTTGCCGGCATTGATCCTTTGGCTGTTATTGATATCCAGCAAATCATTTCCCAGCTTACCGACAAAGGCATCGGAATATTGATTTCCGATCACAATGTCAGGGAAACATTAGGCGTATGCAACACAGCTTATATTATGAGCCAGGGTATGGTTATGGAATCAGGCCCTCCCGAAAAAATTATTTCAAGCAAAGTAGCCAAACGCATTTACCTGGGAGACAATTTTAGACTTTAA
- the lptC gene encoding LPS export ABC transporter periplasmic protein LptC: protein MKSVGKKNLILPLAVLLGLILVGVGAYYYINHLLTTPIKLENIELDDKAALKLNALEQISKKNGITEWKLKASSATLLKDPKKAVLEDVDIIFYTKQNVQVHLTATRGELDTSTHDMILSENVTIRYQQYTLTSETLHYAKKPHIIRSDSRVTFDDVDSVIKADSMEIRLNQDLIILEGHVEGQFSENSQNTNSL from the coding sequence ATGAAAAGCGTCGGCAAAAAGAACCTGATACTGCCCCTGGCTGTGCTTTTAGGCCTCATTCTTGTTGGCGTCGGTGCTTATTATTACATCAACCACCTGCTCACCACGCCTATCAAGCTTGAAAATATTGAGCTGGATGACAAGGCTGCACTTAAACTTAACGCCCTTGAGCAGATTTCCAAAAAAAACGGAATTACCGAATGGAAGCTCAAAGCATCCAGCGCCACCCTGCTCAAAGACCCGAAAAAAGCGGTCCTTGAAGATGTGGACATTATTTTTTACACAAAGCAAAATGTACAAGTTCACCTTACAGCAACCCGGGGAGAACTCGACACCAGTACCCATGACATGATCTTATCAGAGAATGTTACTATCCGGTATCAGCAATACACCCTGACAAGTGAAACATTGCATTATGCCAAAAAACCGCATATAATACGCTCTGATTCAAGGGTTACATTTGATGACGTAGACTCCGTGATAAAAGCTGACAGCATGGAGATCCGGCTAAACCAGGATCTGATCATCTTAGAAGGACACGTAGAAGGACAATTTAGTGAAAATAGTCAGAATACCAATAGCTTATAA
- a CDS encoding aspartate carbamoyltransferase catalytic subunit, with product MRFEKKDILDIDSLSREEITYILDTARGMKEISQRAVKKVPTLRGKTIVLFFQEPSTRTKISFELAGKRLSADTVAISKSSSSIVKGETLRDTVRTLESMKPDIIVMRHSSSGAASQVAKWVQCSVINAGDGTHAHPSQALLDMMTIQEEKGGFEGLRVSIVGDISHSRVARSNIVGLSRMGAHVTICAPGTMIPVGIEHMGCTVARDMDACVADADVVMMLRIQKERQGGSLLFPSEREYAALYGLNQTRLALAAKDALIMHPGPLNRGVEISTLVADGEQSVILDQVTNGVALRMALFYLVAGGSRNADSN from the coding sequence ATGCGGTTTGAAAAAAAAGATATTCTGGATATTGATTCCCTGAGCCGTGAGGAGATCACGTATATCCTGGACACTGCCCGGGGGATGAAGGAGATCTCCCAGCGGGCCGTTAAAAAAGTGCCCACCCTCCGCGGCAAAACCATTGTGCTTTTTTTCCAGGAGCCGTCAACCCGGACCAAGATCTCTTTTGAGTTGGCCGGCAAGCGTCTTTCTGCAGACACGGTGGCCATATCCAAGTCCTCCTCCAGCATTGTCAAGGGGGAAACGTTAAGGGATACGGTCAGGACCCTTGAGTCCATGAAGCCTGATATCATCGTGATGCGCCATTCATCTTCGGGCGCGGCGAGCCAGGTGGCGAAGTGGGTGCAATGCTCGGTTATCAACGCCGGAGACGGTACCCATGCCCATCCCTCCCAGGCCCTTTTGGACATGATGACGATCCAGGAGGAAAAAGGCGGGTTTGAGGGGTTAAGGGTTTCCATTGTCGGCGATATTTCCCATTCCAGGGTGGCCCGGTCTAATATAGTCGGTTTATCCAGAATGGGGGCTCATGTAACCATCTGTGCGCCAGGGACCATGATTCCCGTGGGCATTGAACATATGGGATGTACCGTGGCCAGGGATATGGACGCGTGTGTGGCAGATGCAGATGTGGTCATGATGCTCAGGATTCAAAAGGAGCGCCAGGGGGGCAGCCTGCTTTTTCCAAGTGAGCGCGAATATGCGGCACTTTACGGGCTGAATCAGACACGATTGGCCCTGGCGGCAAAGGATGCTCTGATCATGCACCCGGGGCCGTTGAACCGGGGCGTTGAGATTTCAACCCTGGTGGCGGATGGGGAACAATCCGTCATTCTGGACCAGGTGACCAATGGGGTGGCCCTTCGCATGGCTCTTTTTTATCTGGTGGCAGGAGGCAGTAGAAATGCAGATTCAAATTAA
- a CDS encoding M23 family metallopeptidase, protein MKRTLFLIVFLAIVVPVGWVLFCKYEGDLPQADISLPSRYLKQSYEINMTATDKGAGLRHVTVSIVQKDNEKVLLDKSYPPASILSLFSDNAIVSDTFVIPVETGKYGMSDGQAVIRIVVTDYAWRKWTKGNRFYEERPVIIDTVPPRFQVLTSQHNVSKGGVGLVIYKLDEENVQSGVRVGENFFPGYSGVFNDPMVITALFALSHTQGPDTRILVEARDPAGNETKRGFYHYIKDKTFRSDTLNISDGFLEFKMPDFDLGPLEAQFLTEQNPLLAKFLYINETLRRQNVETVLKVPSDTRTELMWQDRFNRLSGAANRAQFADKRTYKYNGKVVSHSTHLGIDLASTSNAPVGATNNGRIIMAENVGIFGNTVIIDHGLGLASLYAHLSQMSVAKGDMVKKDDIIGRTGLTGLAGGDHLHFSMMLHNVFINPVEWWDPVWITNNITSKIESVKAQIQ, encoded by the coding sequence ATGAAAAGGACACTGTTTCTGATTGTATTTCTGGCAATTGTCGTGCCTGTGGGCTGGGTTCTGTTTTGCAAATATGAGGGCGATCTCCCCCAAGCTGATATCAGTTTGCCCTCCCGGTATCTGAAACAATCCTATGAAATAAACATGACCGCAACGGATAAAGGGGCCGGTTTGAGGCATGTCACTGTTTCCATAGTGCAAAAAGATAATGAAAAAGTCCTTTTGGATAAATCTTATCCACCCGCTTCCATTCTCTCTTTGTTCAGTGATAATGCAATCGTGTCAGATACCTTTGTGATTCCCGTTGAGACGGGTAAATACGGGATGAGCGACGGCCAGGCCGTTATCCGGATTGTTGTAACGGATTATGCCTGGCGTAAATGGACCAAAGGCAACCGCTTTTACGAAGAGCGGCCGGTGATCATTGATACGGTGCCGCCCCGATTCCAGGTTTTAACCTCCCAGCATAATGTGTCCAAGGGCGGGGTCGGCCTTGTGATTTACAAACTTGATGAAGAAAATGTTCAAAGCGGCGTCAGGGTAGGGGAGAATTTTTTTCCCGGATATTCCGGTGTATTTAATGACCCTATGGTAATTACAGCCCTCTTTGCTCTGTCCCACACCCAGGGACCTGATACCCGTATTTTGGTAGAAGCCCGGGATCCTGCCGGAAATGAGACCAAGCGCGGATTTTATCATTACATTAAAGATAAGACCTTCAGGTCGGACACCCTGAACATCTCAGACGGTTTTCTGGAATTCAAAATGCCGGACTTTGACTTAGGCCCCCTGGAAGCGCAATTTTTGACCGAACAGAATCCTTTGCTGGCAAAATTTTTATATATTAACGAAACCCTTCGCCGACAGAATGTGGAAACCGTACTTAAAGTGCCTTCGGATACCCGTACCGAGTTGATGTGGCAAGATCGTTTCAACCGCCTTTCCGGGGCTGCAAACCGGGCACAGTTCGCAGATAAACGCACATACAAATACAATGGAAAGGTTGTCAGTCATTCTACCCATCTGGGTATTGACCTGGCCTCTACATCCAATGCGCCGGTGGGGGCGACCAACAATGGACGGATCATCATGGCGGAAAATGTCGGTATTTTCGGAAATACCGTTATCATTGACCACGGGCTTGGTCTTGCCAGCCTTTATGCCCATTTAAGCCAGATGAGCGTGGCCAAAGGCGATATGGTCAAAAAGGATGATATCATTGGCCGAACCGGCCTGACCGGGCTTGCCGGAGGCGATCATCTGCATTTTTCCATGATGCTTCACAATGTGTTTATCAACCCCGTGGAGTGGTGGGATCCGGTCTGGATAACAAACAACATCACCTCAAAAATTGAGTCTGTTAAAGCGCAGATTCAGTAA
- a CDS encoding dihydroorotase gives MQIQIKGVRVVDPGNIEGIRDISIKDGLFEAVSEPGQLPEVAKDASDVKVIDGQGLIAVPGLIDVHVHLREPGQEYKETIETGLKAAAAGGITAVCAMPNTKPVNDNAQVTAFILSQAKKANASRVYPVGAISRNLEGEKLNDIADMKKAGIRAVTDDGMPVTDSQLMRRTLEYCKSLELPVLVHAEDKRLADGGAMNEGLPATVMGIKGIPNAAESVMVMRDIALAELTGARVHFCHMSTAQSIEAIRAAKAKGLPVTCETAPHYFTLTDADMPAYDTNFKMNPPLRSEKDRAAIIEGLTDGTIDMIATDHAPHAEDEKQVEFDLAAFGIVGLETSLGLSLALVAQGHLTLAQLVQKMAKAPADLMGINNDIVPGNPADLTLINMDADWIVDPNLFVSKGRNTPFAGRRLTGAAVLTIVGGRIVYKRGSMS, from the coding sequence ATGCAGATTCAAATTAAAGGCGTCCGGGTCGTTGATCCGGGCAACATTGAAGGTATAAGGGATATCAGTATAAAAGACGGCCTGTTTGAGGCGGTGTCGGAACCGGGACAGTTGCCGGAAGTTGCCAAAGATGCCAGCGATGTCAAAGTGATTGACGGCCAGGGCCTGATTGCCGTGCCGGGGCTTATAGATGTGCATGTGCATTTGCGCGAGCCCGGCCAGGAATATAAAGAGACCATAGAGACGGGATTAAAGGCTGCCGCTGCCGGAGGGATCACCGCGGTCTGTGCCATGCCCAATACCAAACCCGTGAACGACAATGCCCAGGTTACCGCCTTTATCCTCTCCCAGGCCAAAAAGGCAAATGCCTCCAGGGTATATCCGGTGGGGGCCATTTCCAGAAATCTTGAAGGAGAAAAGCTCAACGATATTGCGGATATGAAAAAAGCCGGGATCCGGGCCGTGACCGATGACGGTATGCCGGTAACCGATTCCCAGCTCATGAGGCGGACCCTGGAATACTGCAAATCCTTAGAATTGCCTGTGCTTGTTCACGCTGAAGACAAGCGGCTTGCCGATGGCGGAGCCATGAACGAAGGTCTGCCTGCCACGGTGATGGGGATAAAAGGGATTCCCAATGCTGCTGAATCCGTCATGGTGATGCGGGATATTGCCCTGGCTGAACTGACGGGCGCCAGGGTGCATTTCTGCCACATGAGTACGGCCCAGTCCATTGAGGCCATCCGTGCGGCCAAGGCAAAGGGGCTGCCGGTCACCTGTGAAACCGCTCCCCATTATTTCACCCTCACGGATGCGGATATGCCTGCCTATGACACCAATTTCAAGATGAATCCGCCATTGCGCAGTGAAAAGGACCGGGCAGCCATTATTGAGGGGCTGACCGACGGCACCATTGACATGATTGCCACGGACCATGCCCCCCATGCCGAGGATGAAAAACAGGTGGAATTCGACCTTGCCGCATTCGGTATTGTGGGTCTTGAAACCTCCTTGGGGCTAAGCCTGGCGCTTGTGGCCCAGGGCCATTTGACCCTGGCGCAGCTGGTGCAAAAAATGGCTAAAGCCCCGGCAGATCTCATGGGGATCAACAACGATATTGTACCGGGAAATCCGGCAGATCTCACCCTGATTAATATGGATGCCGACTGGATTGTCGATCCAAATTTGTTTGTCAGCAAAGGACGCAATACGCCTTTTGCCGGTCGCAGGCTTACGGGTGCGGCTGTTTTGACCATTGTTGGCGGTCGGATTGTTTATAAAAGGGGTTCAATGTCATAA
- a CDS encoding LptA/OstA family protein, producing MKIVRIPIAYNISLVLLLVLSSLFAQVSFAAQQNATAEKKQPPTDLKITSDKMVADKNQSMVEFIGNVKAIRADSVLLANSIKVFFHTSKTKKEGQSNVKRILATGNVEYTEGERKAFSDQADYDTADEILVLTGEKARLLTGKSWISGKKITLFKAQDRVVVESTEKNRVEAFFDAEDQDGSL from the coding sequence GTGAAAATAGTCAGAATACCAATAGCTTATAATATTTCTCTGGTTTTGTTGCTGGTGCTGTCGTCTCTTTTTGCACAGGTATCCTTTGCAGCCCAGCAGAACGCAACTGCTGAGAAAAAACAGCCGCCGACAGACCTGAAAATTACTTCGGATAAAATGGTCGCCGACAAAAACCAATCCATGGTGGAATTTATCGGAAACGTCAAAGCGATTCGGGCGGACAGTGTGCTTTTAGCAAATTCGATCAAAGTATTTTTTCATACTTCAAAAACCAAAAAGGAAGGCCAATCAAACGTCAAACGGATTCTTGCCACGGGGAATGTGGAATATACCGAAGGGGAGCGCAAAGCGTTCTCGGATCAGGCGGATTATGACACCGCAGATGAAATACTGGTGCTCACAGGGGAAAAAGCCCGTCTGCTTACGGGAAAAAGCTGGATCTCCGGCAAAAAAATAACCCTGTTTAAGGCCCAGGACCGGGTGGTTGTGGAAAGTACCGAAAAAAACAGGGTTGAAGCATTTTTTGATGCCGAAGATCAGGATGGTTCTTTATAA
- the kdsA gene encoding 3-deoxy-8-phosphooctulonate synthase gives MTNFFFDLTHNNPDRFFLIAGPCVIEDLDTSLGIAKYLKQVTSDLGIPYIFKASYDKANRTSVQSFRGPGPERGLEILKQIKTELNIPVLSDIHLPDQAEKSARVLDIIQIPAFLCRQTDLILAACRTGKPVNIKKGQFLAPADCRNIVEKAESTGNRDIAITERGTCFGYNNLVVDFRSIQILRELGLPVIFDATHSVQLPGGSGNASAGERQFVAPLARAAVVCGAHGLFMETHPDPDKALCDGPNSIPLSQMKNLLTHLVNIRKVAGPSL, from the coding sequence ATGACAAACTTTTTTTTTGACCTGACCCATAACAATCCAGATCGTTTTTTTCTCATTGCCGGACCCTGTGTTATAGAGGATTTAGACACAAGCCTTGGCATTGCAAAATACCTGAAACAGGTCACAAGCGACTTAGGTATTCCTTATATTTTCAAAGCATCCTATGACAAAGCAAACCGCACTTCGGTTCAGTCATTCAGAGGTCCCGGCCCCGAACGCGGCCTTGAAATCCTAAAACAGATCAAAACAGAACTGAACATCCCTGTTCTTTCGGACATTCACTTGCCTGACCAGGCGGAAAAATCTGCACGAGTACTTGATATTATACAGATCCCTGCATTTTTATGCCGACAGACAGACCTGATTTTGGCCGCCTGCAGGACAGGTAAACCTGTAAATATTAAAAAAGGGCAGTTCCTTGCACCGGCCGATTGCCGGAATATCGTTGAGAAAGCCGAATCTACAGGGAACCGTGACATTGCGATCACGGAACGCGGTACTTGTTTCGGATATAACAACCTTGTGGTGGATTTCAGATCCATACAGATTCTACGGGAATTGGGCCTGCCCGTAATTTTTGATGCCACCCACAGTGTGCAGCTTCCCGGCGGCAGCGGCAATGCATCGGCAGGGGAAAGACAGTTTGTAGCACCCCTTGCAAGGGCCGCAGTGGTCTGCGGTGCCCACGGCCTGTTCATGGAAACCCACCCCGATCCGGACAAAGCCTTGTGCGACGGACCGAACTCCATCCCCTTAAGTCAAATGAAAAATCTTTTGACCCATCTGGTTAATATCAGAAAAGTTGCAGGACCGTCTCTATGA
- the rpoN gene encoding RNA polymerase factor sigma-54 has translation MELGLQQSLALTQQLVMTPQLQQAIKLLQLSRLELAEMIQQEMEQNPALEEISIDEASDKAITAQETETRTAEIEAPVKEVTIEERVRSDTDWENYINEYNSTGRIYMESENSEAPNYESFTSEKQTLEAHLKWQLMLSDLPDEEERLGHVIIGNLNRDGYLCADVEELAQSAGADIETVEKVLAVLQTFDPPGVCARNLCETLLIQVRQLGIENDIITRIITDHLKNLENRNSKKIANALKISVEDVRAAVKIIQFLEPKPGRKFATEEPAYITPDIYVYKVGDDFKIVMNDDGLPKLKISRFYREAVATGKKIPKETKTYLNEKMQSASWLIKSIHQRQKTIYLVMESIIKFQRDFFEKGIAYLRPLILKDIAEDIEMHESTISRVTTNKYAYTPQGLFELKYFFNSSIERGDGPSMASASVKERIRQLIDNEDPNAPLSDDKIAAILQESDIQIARRTVAKYRKVLNILPSNKRKQL, from the coding sequence ATGGAACTTGGATTACAACAAAGCCTTGCACTGACCCAGCAGCTGGTCATGACACCCCAGCTCCAACAGGCTATCAAACTGCTTCAGCTCTCCAGGCTTGAACTTGCCGAAATGATCCAGCAGGAAATGGAGCAAAATCCGGCGCTTGAAGAAATCTCCATTGATGAGGCCTCTGACAAAGCCATCACGGCCCAGGAAACCGAAACCCGGACAGCTGAAATAGAAGCCCCTGTCAAAGAAGTTACCATTGAAGAGCGGGTGCGCTCGGATACGGACTGGGAAAACTATATCAATGAATATAACTCCACCGGTAGAATCTACATGGAGTCTGAAAACAGTGAAGCGCCCAATTACGAATCATTTACATCCGAGAAACAAACCCTTGAAGCCCATTTAAAGTGGCAGTTGATGCTTTCGGATCTGCCGGACGAAGAGGAGCGACTGGGTCATGTCATCATCGGCAACCTGAACCGGGACGGATATTTATGCGCCGACGTGGAGGAGTTGGCCCAGAGTGCCGGGGCCGATATTGAAACCGTTGAAAAAGTGCTGGCTGTACTCCAGACCTTTGACCCCCCCGGCGTGTGTGCCAGAAACCTGTGCGAGACGCTTTTGATTCAAGTCCGGCAACTGGGCATTGAAAACGATATCATCACCCGGATTATTACGGATCATCTCAAAAATCTTGAAAACAGAAACAGTAAAAAAATTGCCAATGCCCTTAAAATTTCCGTTGAGGATGTGCGGGCTGCAGTAAAAATCATCCAGTTTCTTGAACCCAAGCCCGGCAGAAAATTTGCCACGGAGGAACCCGCCTACATCACCCCGGATATCTATGTTTACAAAGTCGGGGATGATTTTAAGATTGTGATGAACGATGACGGCCTTCCCAAATTAAAAATTTCAAGATTCTACAGGGAAGCCGTAGCCACCGGCAAAAAAATACCCAAGGAGACCAAGACCTATCTTAATGAAAAGATGCAGTCCGCCTCCTGGCTGATAAAATCCATTCATCAACGCCAGAAAACCATCTATCTGGTGATGGAAAGCATCATCAAGTTTCAAAGGGATTTTTTTGAAAAGGGCATTGCCTATCTGCGGCCTTTGATTTTAAAAGATATTGCCGAAGATATTGAAATGCATGAGTCTACGATCAGCCGGGTGACCACAAACAAATACGCGTACACCCCCCAGGGACTATTTGAGTTGAAATATTTTTTCAACAGCTCCATAGAACGGGGGGACGGACCTTCCATGGCATCGGCCAGCGTCAAGGAGAGAATAAGACAACTCATTGACAATGAAGATCCCAACGCACCCTTAAGTGACGATAAAATCGCCGCAATTCTGCAGGAATCAGATATTCAGATTGCCCGGCGAACCGTGGCAAAATACAGAAAGGTACTCAATATTCTGCCGTCCAACAAACGCAAACAATTATAG
- a CDS encoding DUF4258 domain-containing protein — protein MEISKTLEQIMALVKHREVMISDHGYDELAEDAISVNDIISGVANGIVVEDYPDYFKGSCVLVLQKDRQGNPIHAVWGIPKGSSSPAVLVTAYRPDPNRWSNDLMRRKQ, from the coding sequence ATGGAAATAAGCAAGACACTTGAGCAGATTATGGCTTTGGTCAAGCATAGAGAAGTGATGATATCAGACCATGGATATGATGAGCTTGCTGAAGATGCAATTTCTGTGAATGATATTATATCAGGTGTCGCTAACGGAATAGTCGTTGAAGATTATCCCGATTATTTTAAGGGATCTTGTGTTTTGGTTTTACAAAAAGACCGTCAAGGTAATCCCATCCATGCAGTATGGGGAATACCTAAAGGTTCTTCATCGCCTGCTGTTTTAGTTACTGCATACAGACCAGATCCAAATAGGTGGTCAAATGATTTGATGAGGAGAAAACAATGA
- the lepB gene encoding signal peptidase I: MTKKKKNAWRENIEAILIAVVIALFIRAFIVQAFKIPSGSMLETLQIGDQILVNKFIYGVKIPFTDGKTLIPVKNPQHNDIVVFKYPEDPSKDYIKRVVAVAGDTLEIVNKKLYVNDKVVTDQPWAQYKDFRILPGQITTRDNLRKIIVPANKLFVMGDNRDNSHDSRFWGFVDLSEVRGEAMIIYWSWDKAHFSVRFNRIGTLLF; the protein is encoded by the coding sequence ATGACTAAAAAAAAGAAAAACGCCTGGCGGGAGAATATTGAAGCGATTCTCATTGCCGTTGTGATTGCTCTGTTTATCCGTGCCTTTATTGTCCAGGCCTTTAAGATCCCTTCGGGTTCAATGCTTGAGACGCTTCAGATCGGAGATCAGATTCTTGTCAATAAATTTATTTACGGGGTGAAAATTCCTTTTACCGACGGAAAAACCCTGATCCCGGTGAAAAATCCCCAGCACAATGACATTGTGGTGTTCAAATATCCGGAAGATCCGTCCAAGGATTATATCAAGCGGGTTGTTGCCGTTGCAGGCGACACCCTGGAAATTGTGAATAAAAAGCTGTATGTCAATGATAAAGTTGTCACTGACCAGCCCTGGGCCCAGTACAAGGATTTTCGGATTCTGCCGGGTCAGATTACCACCCGGGATAACTTAAGAAAAATCATCGTGCCTGCCAACAAGCTTTTTGTCATGGGAGACAACCGGGACAACAGCCATGACTCGCGGTTCTGGGGTTTTGTGGATTTAAGTGAAGTGCGGGGCGAAGCCATGATTATTTACTGGTCCTGGGACAAGGCCCATTTCAGCGTCCGTTTTAACCGGATCGGCACGTTGCTGTTTTAA
- a CDS encoding homocysteine biosynthesis protein gives MSTCQVNKTYEEINAKIAAGEAVVVTAEEIIDIAAKEGVVEAARKVDVVTTGTFAPMCSSGAFINIGQSSPVIRTTKTWFNNVPAYSAIAAVDCYLGATAVCEEDPLNKYHPGEFNYGGGHVIQDLVAGKQVHVKAESYGTDCYPNLAIEKTVTLKDLPNAILCNPRNAYQNYNCAINRSDKTKYTYMGTLKPNMANANYSTSGCLSPLFNDPYLKTIGLGTRIFLGGAQGYVTWTGTQHKKDVDRGLNGVPLSGAGTLSVIGDLKQMSPEWLVGQSIRGYGVSLSVGLGIPIPILNEEILKYTSVSDEEIFTQIIDYGYDYPKGISKSYGQVSYAELKSGTIMIKGEPVPTVPLSSMVKARKIAQILKTEIQKSRFYIGVPQHLFC, from the coding sequence ATGAGTACCTGTCAGGTGAATAAGACCTACGAAGAGATAAACGCCAAGATTGCGGCTGGAGAGGCTGTGGTGGTGACGGCGGAAGAGATTATTGATATCGCGGCAAAAGAAGGGGTTGTGGAAGCGGCCCGCAAAGTGGATGTGGTGACCACCGGGACCTTTGCGCCCATGTGTTCATCCGGGGCGTTTATAAATATCGGCCAGTCCTCGCCTGTGATTCGCACGACCAAAACCTGGTTCAACAATGTACCGGCCTATTCGGCCATTGCAGCGGTGGACTGCTATCTGGGGGCCACGGCTGTTTGTGAAGAAGATCCCTTGAATAAATATCACCCGGGTGAGTTCAATTACGGGGGCGGGCATGTCATTCAGGATCTTGTGGCCGGTAAACAGGTACACGTGAAGGCGGAAAGTTACGGTACCGATTGTTATCCCAATCTTGCAATTGAGAAAACGGTCACCTTAAAGGATTTGCCCAATGCCATCCTGTGTAACCCGAGAAATGCATATCAGAACTATAATTGCGCCATCAACCGCTCGGACAAGACAAAGTACACATACATGGGCACCCTTAAACCAAATATGGCCAATGCCAACTATTCCACTTCCGGTTGTTTGAGCCCTTTGTTCAACGATCCCTATTTGAAAACCATCGGGTTGGGTACAAGGATTTTCCTGGGCGGCGCCCAGGGATACGTGACCTGGACCGGTACCCAGCATAAAAAAGATGTGGACAGAGGCCTGAACGGCGTGCCCTTGAGCGGGGCCGGGACCTTATCCGTTATCGGGGACCTTAAGCAGATGTCTCCCGAGTGGCTGGTGGGGCAGAGCATCCGCGGCTATGGGGTGTCGCTGTCTGTGGGGCTTGGCATCCCCATTCCCATTTTAAATGAAGAGATCCTCAAATATACGTCAGTTTCTGATGAAGAGATTTTTACACAAATCATCGACTACGGATATGATTACCCCAAAGGCATCTCCAAGTCTTACGGTCAGGTCAGTTATGCCGAGCTTAAAAGCGGCACCATCATGATCAAGGGGGAACCCGTTCCCACGGTGCCTTTATCCAGTATGGTCAAGGCAAGAAAGATTGCCCAGATTCTGAAAACCGAAATCCAGAAATCCAGATTTTATATCGGGGTCCCCCAGCATCTGTTCTGCTGA